From one Neofelis nebulosa isolate mNeoNeb1 chromosome 4, mNeoNeb1.pri, whole genome shotgun sequence genomic stretch:
- the C2CD4C gene encoding C2 calcium-dependent domain-containing protein 4C isoform X1, which produces MQLLTPLVLSDSAELFLASPLPAPMKKTNVWFLERLRGSGENASPGSEAGDRGSKGPLYSNVLTPDKIPDFFIPPKLPAGPTDPEAQAELGPATSDQNLASGTPRRAPRSPRLSAKLPAESKSLLKAATRHVIQIESAEDWPAEEAATNADPQAQGAMSLPSVPKAQTSYGFATLAESPHTRRKESLFHSEHGALAQVGSPGAGRRRGAPKANGGDGVPREAGGALMSPSRYFSGGESDTGSSAESSPFGSPLLSRSVSLLKGFAQDSQAKVSQLKHSAGRHGSLSAEDSAPDASPGARRRLTRRATPEPGPETGQAPRAEHAVRMGPRGSVRLLAEYEAAQARLRVRLLAAEGLYDRLCDARSINCCVGLCLVPGKLQKQRSTIIKNSRHPVFNEDFFFDGLGPASVRKLALRIKVVNKGGSLKRDTLLGEKELPLASLLPFL; this is translated from the coding sequence ATGCAGCTTCTGACCCCGCTTGTCCTCTCAGACTCTGCAGAGCTCTTCCTGgcctcccctctgcctgcccccatgAAGAAAACCAACGTGTGGTTCCTGGAGCGTCTCCGGGGGTCCGGAGAAAACGCCAGCCCTGGGAGtgaggcaggggacaggggatccaagGGACCCCTGTACAGCAATGTGCTCACGCCCGACAAGATCCCTGACTTCTTCATACCCCCCAAGCTGCCCGCTGGCCCCACAGATCCCGAGGCTCAGGCAGAGCTGGGCCCCGCCACCTCCGATCAGAACCTGGCCTCCGGGACACCCCGCCGAGCCCCCCGGAGTCCCCGGCTGTCTGCCAAGCTGCCGGCTGAGAGCAAGAGCCTCCTGAAGGCAGCCACCCGGCACGTGATCCAGATTGAGAGTGCGGAGGACTGGCCAGCGGAGGAGGCTGCCACCAACGCAGACCCCCAGGCCCAGGGCGCCATGTCCCTGCCCTCTGTGCCCAAAGCCCAGACATCCTATGGCTTTGCCACACTGGCAGAGAGCCCCCACACGCGGCGCAAGGAGTCCCTGTTCCATAGCGAGCATGGAGCCCTGGCTCAGGTGGGGTCCCCAGGTGCCGGGCGCCGTCGGGGGGCCCCCAAGGCCAATGGGGGAGATGGGGTGCCCAGGGAGGCTGGTGGGGCCCTCATGAGCCCCAGTCGCTACTTCAGCGGTGGGGAGAGTGATACTGGGTCCTCGGCCGAGTCCTCCCCATTCGGGTCCCCTCTGCTCTCTCGTTCTGTGTCACTGCTGAAAGGCTTTGCCCAGGACAGCCAGGCCAAAGTGAGCCAGCTCAAGCACTCGGCGGGCCGCCACGGCTCTCTGTCTGCTGAGGACAGTGCACCAGACGCCAGCCCCGGGGCTCGGCGCCGTTTGACCCGCAGGGCCACCCCGGAGCCGGGCCCTGAGACTGGCCAGGCGCCCCGGGCAGAGCACGCCGTCCGGATGGGCCCTCGGGGCAGCGTCAGGCTGCTGGCAGAGTATGAGGCGGCCCAGGCCCGCCTGCGGGTGCGCCTGCTGGCTGCCGAGGGCCTCTATGACCGCCTGTGTGACGCCCGGAGCATCAACTGCTGTGTGGGCCTGTGCCTGGTCCCCGGCAAGCTGCAGAAGCAGCGCAGCACCATCATCAAGAACAGCCGCCACCCCGTCTTCAACGAGGACTTCTTTTTCGACGGCCTGGGGCCGGCCAGTGTCCGGAAGCTGGCCCTCCGGATCAAGGTGGTCAACAAGGGCGGCAGCCTCAAGCGGGACACGCTGCTTGGGGAGAAGGAGctgcccctggcctccctgctgccTTTCCTGTAa
- the C2CD4C gene encoding C2 calcium-dependent domain-containing protein 4C isoform X2 — MKKTNVWFLERLRGSGENASPGSEAGDRGSKGPLYSNVLTPDKIPDFFIPPKLPAGPTDPEAQAELGPATSDQNLASGTPRRAPRSPRLSAKLPAESKSLLKAATRHVIQIESAEDWPAEEAATNADPQAQGAMSLPSVPKAQTSYGFATLAESPHTRRKESLFHSEHGALAQVGSPGAGRRRGAPKANGGDGVPREAGGALMSPSRYFSGGESDTGSSAESSPFGSPLLSRSVSLLKGFAQDSQAKVSQLKHSAGRHGSLSAEDSAPDASPGARRRLTRRATPEPGPETGQAPRAEHAVRMGPRGSVRLLAEYEAAQARLRVRLLAAEGLYDRLCDARSINCCVGLCLVPGKLQKQRSTIIKNSRHPVFNEDFFFDGLGPASVRKLALRIKVVNKGGSLKRDTLLGEKELPLASLLPFL; from the coding sequence atgAAGAAAACCAACGTGTGGTTCCTGGAGCGTCTCCGGGGGTCCGGAGAAAACGCCAGCCCTGGGAGtgaggcaggggacaggggatccaagGGACCCCTGTACAGCAATGTGCTCACGCCCGACAAGATCCCTGACTTCTTCATACCCCCCAAGCTGCCCGCTGGCCCCACAGATCCCGAGGCTCAGGCAGAGCTGGGCCCCGCCACCTCCGATCAGAACCTGGCCTCCGGGACACCCCGCCGAGCCCCCCGGAGTCCCCGGCTGTCTGCCAAGCTGCCGGCTGAGAGCAAGAGCCTCCTGAAGGCAGCCACCCGGCACGTGATCCAGATTGAGAGTGCGGAGGACTGGCCAGCGGAGGAGGCTGCCACCAACGCAGACCCCCAGGCCCAGGGCGCCATGTCCCTGCCCTCTGTGCCCAAAGCCCAGACATCCTATGGCTTTGCCACACTGGCAGAGAGCCCCCACACGCGGCGCAAGGAGTCCCTGTTCCATAGCGAGCATGGAGCCCTGGCTCAGGTGGGGTCCCCAGGTGCCGGGCGCCGTCGGGGGGCCCCCAAGGCCAATGGGGGAGATGGGGTGCCCAGGGAGGCTGGTGGGGCCCTCATGAGCCCCAGTCGCTACTTCAGCGGTGGGGAGAGTGATACTGGGTCCTCGGCCGAGTCCTCCCCATTCGGGTCCCCTCTGCTCTCTCGTTCTGTGTCACTGCTGAAAGGCTTTGCCCAGGACAGCCAGGCCAAAGTGAGCCAGCTCAAGCACTCGGCGGGCCGCCACGGCTCTCTGTCTGCTGAGGACAGTGCACCAGACGCCAGCCCCGGGGCTCGGCGCCGTTTGACCCGCAGGGCCACCCCGGAGCCGGGCCCTGAGACTGGCCAGGCGCCCCGGGCAGAGCACGCCGTCCGGATGGGCCCTCGGGGCAGCGTCAGGCTGCTGGCAGAGTATGAGGCGGCCCAGGCCCGCCTGCGGGTGCGCCTGCTGGCTGCCGAGGGCCTCTATGACCGCCTGTGTGACGCCCGGAGCATCAACTGCTGTGTGGGCCTGTGCCTGGTCCCCGGCAAGCTGCAGAAGCAGCGCAGCACCATCATCAAGAACAGCCGCCACCCCGTCTTCAACGAGGACTTCTTTTTCGACGGCCTGGGGCCGGCCAGTGTCCGGAAGCTGGCCCTCCGGATCAAGGTGGTCAACAAGGGCGGCAGCCTCAAGCGGGACACGCTGCTTGGGGAGAAGGAGctgcccctggcctccctgctgccTTTCCTGTAa